In the Methanobrevibacter sp. V74 genome, one interval contains:
- a CDS encoding MmgE/PrpD family protein has protein sequence MFLQNISKFISNYRYEQATVESVTTVKAAFLDFLGVTYRGVGEPASQIACNTINEIFHGNLNLNLKASVIGTNIKTGILNAGLINGISAHAMELDDGHRGAQIHLGSVIFPTALAIAEAYDLTGKEFLEGVIVGYEVGILLGQIVNPEHRNKGFHTTGTVGTFITGAVASKLLKLDDGQVLNALGLCGTQAAGLLESDHGGSMGKPLHVGKAVYNGILSAYLARNGFTGSITIFEGNEGFLKTMVVDGEEYNIDDFSLENVLKDIGKVRVRDIYFKKYPFCRHLHSSIDTALKLKSSIGEEYDHIQNVAIKTYSVAADHNNYNPKNIEELRQSLPYAVAIALVVGEVSADDVNQLIEYGLLDNYSTVDKVNSIKNLVDHMVIVCDDKLNELYPDKRPSNVIIKLDSTFRNGVFQNITFIPKGDFENPFQLRELVDKFKGLNPQYDIKNLTVIDSLEDYTMKYVVQKLNR, from the coding sequence ATGTTTTTGCAAAATATTTCTAAATTTATTTCAAACTATCGCTATGAACAAGCAACGGTAGAGTCAGTTACTACTGTAAAAGCAGCATTTTTGGACTTTTTAGGAGTAACCTATCGGGGAGTAGGTGAACCGGCTTCCCAAATAGCTTGCAATACTATTAATGAAATATTTCATGGAAACTTAAATTTAAATTTAAAGGCATCTGTCATTGGCACCAATATTAAAACAGGCATATTGAATGCAGGATTAATAAATGGAATTTCTGCACATGCCATGGAATTGGATGACGGTCACAGAGGGGCTCAGATTCATTTAGGTTCAGTAATTTTTCCAACAGCTCTTGCAATAGCTGAAGCTTATGATTTAACTGGTAAAGAGTTTTTAGAAGGTGTTATCGTAGGCTATGAAGTTGGAATCCTTTTAGGTCAAATTGTCAATCCGGAACACAGAAATAAGGGATTTCATACGACGGGAACTGTGGGCACGTTTATTACCGGAGCAGTAGCATCTAAACTATTAAAATTAGATGATGGGCAGGTATTAAATGCTTTAGGATTGTGCGGAACTCAGGCAGCGGGATTGTTGGAATCAGACCATGGGGGGTCAATGGGAAAACCTCTTCATGTGGGGAAAGCAGTTTATAATGGAATTTTATCGGCATATCTTGCAAGAAACGGATTCACAGGCAGTATCACAATCTTTGAAGGTAATGAAGGATTTTTGAAGACAATGGTAGTTGATGGGGAGGAGTATAATATTGACGATTTCTCACTTGAAAATGTCTTAAAAGACATCGGTAAGGTAAGGGTTAGAGACATTTACTTTAAAAAATACCCCTTCTGCAGACACCTGCATTCATCAATAGACACTGCATTAAAACTAAAATCCAGTATTGGAGAGGAATATGATCATATTCAAAATGTAGCCATTAAAACATATTCTGTTGCAGCTGACCACAATAATTATAATCCTAAAAACATTGAAGAGTTAAGACAAAGCCTTCCTTATGCTGTTGCAATTGCACTTGTTGTTGGTGAAGTTAGTGCTGATGATGTTAATCAATTAATAGAATATGGGCTTTTAGATAATTATTCAACAGTTGATAAGGTGAATAGCATTAAAAATCTTGTTGATCATATGGTTATTGTTTGTGATGATAAATTGAATGAGTTGTATCCAGATAAGCGACCATCAAATGTCATTATTAAATTGGATTCCACATTTAGAAATGGGGTATTTCAAAATATCACATTCATTCCAAAAGGAGACTTTGAAAACCCCTTCCAGCTACGTGAACTGGTAGATAAATTCAAAGGATTAAATCCTCAATATGACATTAAAAATTTAACGGTAATTGATTCACTTGAAGATTATACAATGAAATATGTTGTTCAAAAATTAAACAGGTAG
- a CDS encoding peptidase, with protein sequence MNNTKRYLKQIGIEDVSPDYTSHKRFGDGGQFRFEVPGIQSPKTMNALLDEADKDDIFIHRVTQTKGIMMLTDEEINEMVSLAKNYACELFLSVGPRATYDTSATVHTKEGTRIGYRLRGYDNLVYGIEDVKRACRLGVRGILLYDEGLLWVLNQMRRDSEIPENVCFKLSAHAGHSNPASAKLLESQGLNSLNPVRDLQIPMIAAIRSATDMSLDLHTENPKSTGGFIRHYEVPKFVRVASPVYLKTGGSVAANHNWDTTDAEAKARIKQVKLVKRMIDEYYPEAIVSPDKSSDLAVPE encoded by the coding sequence ATGAACAATACAAAAAGATATCTTAAGCAAATTGGCATTGAAGATGTTTCTCCAGATTACACTTCACATAAAAGGTTCGGCGATGGAGGGCAGTTCCGTTTTGAAGTTCCAGGAATTCAATCTCCAAAAACAATGAATGCATTATTAGATGAAGCCGACAAAGACGACATTTTTATTCATCGTGTTACTCAAACAAAAGGTATAATGATGCTAACCGATGAAGAAATTAATGAAATGGTTAGCTTAGCTAAAAATTATGCCTGCGAATTATTCTTATCTGTAGGTCCAAGAGCAACATACGATACCTCAGCAACAGTTCATACAAAAGAGGGAACTAGAATCGGCTATAGATTAAGAGGTTATGACAATTTAGTTTATGGTATTGAAGATGTAAAAAGGGCATGCAGGCTAGGCGTTCGCGGAATTTTACTTTATGATGAAGGTTTGCTTTGGGTTTTAAATCAAATGCGCAGAGACAGTGAAATTCCAGAAAATGTCTGTTTCAAATTATCTGCTCATGCAGGCCATTCAAATCCTGCTTCAGCAAAATTACTTGAATCTCAAGGGTTAAATTCACTGAATCCTGTTCGTGACTTGCAAATCCCAATGATTGCAGCTATTAGGAGTGCAACTGATATGTCTTTGGATTTACATACTGAAAACCCTAAATCAACAGGGGGTTTTATAAGGCATTATGAAGTTCCGAAATTTGTTAGAGTAGCATCCCCGGTATACTTGAAAACAGGAGGTTCAGTTGCAGCTAATCATAATTGGGATACAACAGATGCTGAAGCTAAAGCTCGTATAAAACAAGTTAAACTTGTAAAAAGGATGATTGATGAGTATTATCCTGAAGCTATTGTTTCACCAGATAAATCTAGTGATTTGGCAGTTCCTGAGTGA
- a CDS encoding fumarate hydratase encodes MDILNDISDCIIKASTTLSDDKYAALNNAIVMEDNDNACWALNQILENYQIAQKTNFPLCDDTGIPHVIIEIGEEREISGELLNQIHEGIALGLNNLPARPMAVKGGEIQRIEQSEGLFEEPGKLPPASILIDSVNDESTYKRDISPDTLNIHFLLEGGGPEIRSKTFRVYHKRSFENVIDAACGWLESSLQMLGCTPSIPSIGIGRTHFEATSLLLKAIAYGNLNNQSEFEQEITNRLNKTGIGPLGLGGKSTVFGCYLNIGNQRASGVRIVSIRPSCFVEPRVALLKL; translated from the coding sequence ATGGATATTTTAAATGATATTTCAGATTGCATAATTAAAGCTTCAACAACACTTTCAGATGATAAATATGCCGCTTTAAATAATGCTATTGTTATGGAAGATAATGACAATGCATGTTGGGCTTTAAATCAAATTTTAGAAAATTATCAAATTGCTCAAAAAACTAATTTTCCTTTATGCGATGATACCGGAATCCCTCATGTAATAATTGAAATAGGTGAAGAAAGAGAAATTTCCGGAGAACTGTTGAATCAAATTCATGAAGGTATTGCATTAGGCTTAAATAATCTTCCAGCAAGGCCGATGGCTGTAAAAGGTGGGGAAATTCAACGTATTGAGCAAAGTGAAGGTTTATTTGAAGAACCTGGAAAACTTCCCCCTGCATCTATATTAATAGACAGTGTTAATGATGAATCGACATATAAAAGAGATATTTCTCCAGATACTTTAAATATTCATTTTTTACTTGAAGGTGGAGGTCCTGAAATTCGGTCTAAAACATTTAGGGTTTATCATAAACGTTCTTTTGAAAATGTGATTGATGCTGCATGCGGATGGTTGGAATCATCCCTTCAGATGTTGGGCTGCACTCCATCAATTCCCTCAATTGGAATTGGAAGAACTCACTTTGAGGCAACGTCACTTTTACTTAAGGCAATTGCTTATGGAAACCTGAACAATCAAAGTGAATTTGAACAAGAAATCACAAATAGATTAAATAAAACAGGTATTGGGCCTTTAGGTTTAGGTGGTAAATCCACTGTTTTCGGTTGTTATTTAAATATCGGAAATCAAAGAGCCAGTGGAGTTAGAATAGTATCTATTAGGCCATCTTGTTTTGTTGAACCAAGAGTTGCTTTGTTAAAATTATAA
- a CDS encoding citryl-CoA lyase — translation MHENNFKVNPKSLKTAITRVEENKIVTREYNQRDLIEKIRYNDLVFLLLKGRLPSINESKVFNHVLVSFCDHGVTPPSTQTARLITSSGSPMNSAVAGALLSFGHKHAGAIEKTMELYQSKINSTHLIGDSDIDNKQIASLAIEIHNEYVLKDKKIPGFGHRYHRIDPRADKLIDVVINAGCVGPHIKLALALQDLVFEKKNIRLNVDGANAAILSDLGFEPELGLGVFMIGRLPGLIAHIHEENMEEEEFRRFCDLDDVEYMG, via the coding sequence ATGCATGAAAATAATTTTAAAGTTAATCCCAAATCTTTAAAAACTGCTATTACTCGGGTTGAAGAAAATAAAATTGTAACTCGGGAATATAATCAAAGAGATTTAATTGAAAAAATAAGGTATAATGACCTAGTATTTTTACTTCTTAAAGGCAGATTACCTTCTATAAATGAAAGTAAGGTATTTAATCATGTTTTAGTTTCTTTTTGTGACCATGGCGTAACTCCACCAAGCACTCAAACAGCACGTTTAATAACTTCTTCAGGTTCACCTATGAACTCGGCAGTTGCAGGAGCATTGTTATCTTTTGGACATAAACATGCAGGAGCTATTGAAAAAACTATGGAGTTATATCAATCTAAAATTAATTCTACACATTTAATTGGAGACTCAGACATTGACAACAAGCAAATTGCAAGTTTGGCCATTGAAATTCACAATGAGTATGTCCTTAAAGACAAAAAAATCCCCGGTTTTGGCCATAGGTATCATAGAATTGATCCAAGGGCAGATAAATTAATAGATGTTGTTATTAATGCAGGATGTGTAGGTCCTCATATCAAATTGGCATTGGCGCTTCAGGACTTAGTATTTGAAAAGAAAAATATTCGTCTTAATGTTGATGGTGCAAATGCCGCAATATTGTCTGATTTAGGGTTTGAACCGGAATTGGGTTTAGGAGTGTTCATGATTGGAAGGCTTCCAGGATTAATTGCACATATTCATGAAGAAAACATGGAAGAAGAAGAGTTTAGAAGATTCTGTGACCTTGATGATGTAGAGTATATGGGATGA
- a CDS encoding nitroreductase family protein gives MEFIDVINERYSVRGYLDKPVEKEKLEYVLKAATIAPTGVNAQAFKVYVVDTKKHKEDLSKIYGAKWFVEAPYVLCVVGIKNEAWTRPWDMKNIADIDATIVMDHMILAATDVGLGTCYVGAFKKNMAHQFLNLEENEEAILFSPLGYGNAAPRDTPRKELDEFVVYID, from the coding sequence ATGGAATTTATTGATGTTATTAATGAAAGATACAGTGTAAGGGGATATTTGGATAAGCCTGTAGAGAAAGAAAAACTTGAATACGTCTTAAAAGCAGCTACAATAGCACCAACTGGTGTAAATGCACAAGCATTTAAAGTATATGTGGTTGATACTAAAAAGCATAAAGAGGATTTGTCTAAAATTTACGGTGCAAAATGGTTTGTTGAAGCCCCATATGTATTATGTGTTGTTGGAATTAAAAACGAAGCATGGACTAGACCGTGGGATATGAAAAATATTGCCGATATTGATGCAACTATTGTAATGGATCATATGATTCTTGCAGCAACTGATGTAGGTCTTGGAACATGTTATGTTGGAGCGTTTAAGAAAAATATGGCTCATCAATTCTTGAACCTAGAAGAAAATGAGGAGGCCATACTATTTTCGCCTTTAGGTTATGGAAATGCCGCTCCAAGAGATACTCCAAGAAAAGAATTAGATGAATTCGTAGTTTACATTGATTAA
- a CDS encoding V-type ATP synthase subunit H, with protein MAEISDAIAMIKKAESDAEQLIIDSEAQSKNMIAESEVKADEIISTAKLQAEDDAKDTVFDAEDKAKKEAQTIAEQSKVEVKALKDKAMVNVKEAASIIVNNIM; from the coding sequence ATGGCAGAGATATCAGACGCAATCGCAATGATAAAAAAAGCTGAATCCGATGCTGAACAACTTATTATTGATTCAGAAGCTCAATCTAAAAATATGATTGCTGAATCAGAAGTTAAAGCTGATGAAATTATTTCAACAGCCAAATTACAAGCTGAAGACGATGCTAAAGATACTGTTTTTGATGCAGAAGATAAAGCTAAAAAAGAAGCACAAACAATTGCTGAGCAGTCTAAAGTTGAGGTTAAGGCCTTAAAAGACAAAGCTATGGTAAATGTTAAAGAAGCGGCTTCTATTATTGTCAATAATATTATGTAG